The following are from one region of the Variovorax sp. V213 genome:
- the cysE gene encoding serine O-acetyltransferase, producing MFSRMRADIRCILERDPAARSAWEVITVYPGFHAVVLHRWAHACWTHGFKWPARFIAHWARWLTGIEIHPAAKLGERVFFDHAMGVVVGETAEIGDGCTIYQGVTLGGTSLYKGTKRHPTLGRNVVVSAGAKVLGGFVVGDGAKIGSNAVVIKPVPAGATAVGIPARIIPSKAGESADVAAPQKFSAYGITQDDDPLSQAMRGLVDSAASQEHQIALLWQAIEKLSAHPGTKDCVPCDAARDESFEAEKLTQLIGK from the coding sequence ATGTTTTCTCGAATGCGCGCCGACATCCGGTGCATCCTCGAACGCGACCCGGCCGCCCGCAGCGCCTGGGAAGTGATCACGGTCTACCCCGGCTTCCATGCCGTGGTGCTGCACCGCTGGGCGCATGCGTGTTGGACGCACGGTTTCAAGTGGCCGGCGCGCTTCATCGCGCACTGGGCCCGATGGCTCACCGGCATCGAGATCCATCCCGCGGCCAAGCTCGGCGAGCGGGTGTTCTTCGACCATGCCATGGGCGTGGTGGTGGGCGAAACCGCCGAGATCGGCGATGGCTGCACCATCTACCAGGGTGTGACGCTGGGCGGCACCTCGCTCTACAAGGGCACCAAGCGGCATCCGACGCTGGGGCGCAACGTGGTGGTGAGCGCGGGCGCCAAGGTGCTGGGCGGGTTCGTCGTCGGCGATGGCGCCAAGATCGGCAGCAACGCGGTGGTCATCAAGCCGGTGCCGGCAGGGGCGACCGCGGTGGGCATTCCCGCACGCATCATCCCGTCGAAAGCCGGCGAGAGCGCCGATGTGGCCGCGCCGCAGAAGTTCTCCGCCTACGGCATCACGCAGGACGACGACCCGCTGAGCCAGGCCATGCGAGGCCTCGTCGACAGTGCCGCGAGCCAGGAACACCAGATCGCGCTGCTGTGGCAGGCCATCGAGAAGCTGTCCGCGCATCCCGGTACCAAGGACTGCGTGCCCTGTGATGCGGCGCGTGACGAGAGCTTCGAGGCGGAGAAGCTCACGCAGCTCATCGGCAAGTAG